A region from the Ammospiza nelsoni isolate bAmmNel1 chromosome 1, bAmmNel1.pri, whole genome shotgun sequence genome encodes:
- the IMPACT gene encoding protein IMPACT isoform X1 yields MAASDTERAQQQIDEIEALSSIYGDDWCVVDEDEKIYCIKISDCLDQPKWTLCLQVILPPGYPTAEPPIYQLNAPWLRGQDYTELANSLEEIYLQNLGESILYLWVEKIREVLVEKAQSSDSEPDIKKTTEEVDEDDGDDFLLDYQPTQEDQTKMLNYMTSESHEDEELPPIHHGNPITDRRSTFQAHLAPVVTTRQVKRVLEKLYENKKIASATHNIYAYRIYCEDKQTFLQDCEDDGETAAGGRLLHLMQILNVHNVLVVVSRWYGGILLGPDRFKHINNCARNVLVEHDYVPSTEESSRQVGKSKKIRKDNKKKTEH; encoded by the exons ATGGCGGCGAGTGACACGGAAAGGgcccagcagcag atTGATGAAATTGAAGCCCTTTCATCGATCTATGGTGATGATTGGTGCGTTGTTGATGAAGATGAAAAAATCTATTGCATTAAGATTAGTGACTGTCTGGATCAACCAAAATGGACCCTCTGTTTGCAG GTGATTTTGCCACCAGGATATCCAACTGCAGAGCCACCTATTTATCAACTAAA TGCCCCTTGGCTTCGAGGACAAGATTATACAGAACTAGCAAATAGCTTGGAAGAAATATATCT ACAGAACCTTGGTGAAAGTATACTGTATTTATGGGTGGAGAAGATACGAGAAGTTCTGGTAGAAAAGGCACAGTCTTCAGATTCAG AACCAGATATTAAGAAAACCACTGAAGAAGTTGATGAAGATGATGGAGATGATTTTCTCCTGGACTATCAGCCCACTCAGGAAGATCAAACTAAAATGTTAAATTACATGACATCTGAAAGTCATGAAG ATGAAGAACTGCCCCCCATACATCATGGGAACCCAATCACAGATCGAAGGAGCACTTTCCAGGCACATTTGGCTCCAGTGGTGACAACCAGACAA GTTAAAAGAGTTCTTGAAAAACTATATGAGAACAAGAAAATTGCAAGTGCTACCCACAACATATATGCATACAG aaTATACTGTGAAGATAAGCAGACGTTCCTACAGGATTGTGAAGATGATGGAGAGACAGCAGCAGGTGGACGTCTTCTCCATCTTATGCAG ATTTTGAACGTGCACAATGTGTTGGTTGTGGTGTCCCGCTGGTATGGAGGTATTCTCCTGGGACCAGATCGTTTCAAGCATATAAACAACTGTGCAAGAAATGTACTTGTAGAGCACGACTATGTACCATCAACG GAAGAATCATCTAGACAAGTTGGAAAGAGCAAAAAGATAAGGAAggacaacaaaaagaaaacagaacactaa
- the IMPACT gene encoding protein IMPACT isoform X2, whose product MAASDTERAQQQIDEIEALSSIYGDDWCVVDEDEKIYCIKISDCLDQPKWTLCLQVILPPGYPTAEPPIYQLKQNLGESILYLWVEKIREVLVEKAQSSDSEPDIKKTTEEVDEDDGDDFLLDYQPTQEDQTKMLNYMTSESHEDEELPPIHHGNPITDRRSTFQAHLAPVVTTRQVKRVLEKLYENKKIASATHNIYAYRIYCEDKQTFLQDCEDDGETAAGGRLLHLMQILNVHNVLVVVSRWYGGILLGPDRFKHINNCARNVLVEHDYVPSTEESSRQVGKSKKIRKDNKKKTEH is encoded by the exons ATGGCGGCGAGTGACACGGAAAGGgcccagcagcag atTGATGAAATTGAAGCCCTTTCATCGATCTATGGTGATGATTGGTGCGTTGTTGATGAAGATGAAAAAATCTATTGCATTAAGATTAGTGACTGTCTGGATCAACCAAAATGGACCCTCTGTTTGCAG GTGATTTTGCCACCAGGATATCCAACTGCAGAGCCACCTATTTATCAACTAAA ACAGAACCTTGGTGAAAGTATACTGTATTTATGGGTGGAGAAGATACGAGAAGTTCTGGTAGAAAAGGCACAGTCTTCAGATTCAG AACCAGATATTAAGAAAACCACTGAAGAAGTTGATGAAGATGATGGAGATGATTTTCTCCTGGACTATCAGCCCACTCAGGAAGATCAAACTAAAATGTTAAATTACATGACATCTGAAAGTCATGAAG ATGAAGAACTGCCCCCCATACATCATGGGAACCCAATCACAGATCGAAGGAGCACTTTCCAGGCACATTTGGCTCCAGTGGTGACAACCAGACAA GTTAAAAGAGTTCTTGAAAAACTATATGAGAACAAGAAAATTGCAAGTGCTACCCACAACATATATGCATACAG aaTATACTGTGAAGATAAGCAGACGTTCCTACAGGATTGTGAAGATGATGGAGAGACAGCAGCAGGTGGACGTCTTCTCCATCTTATGCAG ATTTTGAACGTGCACAATGTGTTGGTTGTGGTGTCCCGCTGGTATGGAGGTATTCTCCTGGGACCAGATCGTTTCAAGCATATAAACAACTGTGCAAGAAATGTACTTGTAGAGCACGACTATGTACCATCAACG GAAGAATCATCTAGACAAGTTGGAAAGAGCAAAAAGATAAGGAAggacaacaaaaagaaaacagaacactaa